In one Paraburkholderia azotifigens genomic region, the following are encoded:
- a CDS encoding polysaccharide biosynthesis tyrosine autokinase has product MNTDVKRSGSPNSHVRPDPDEDVVLGDLVRVIVEDIWWLVGFIFVALTLAGIYCLLAKPVYLADALIKIEQGDDSTQELTQLRSVASAMAPIPSDAEIAIIQSRDVMAPVVKNFKLNFRVEPKTVPVLGRIASSLATPGEPGNAWFGLSSFAWGGEIVDVERVEVPPALEGRQLTLTSQSAGQYELLGQNGELLVNGRVGQVSSGHGVTLLVNRLTAFPGTRFYVTRINDVDAVNGFRKSVQVQEQGKLTGLVDVSMESEDPKFAADVANDLAQSYLRHHVESKQANAQNMLSFLKSEEPRLRAELDKAEIALAEYQRRSGSITAGEEAKVYLAGSVEYEQQISALRLQVAALQQRFGDDHPLLKATREQIAQLQAQRDRYEIRFRSLPETEVQAVKLQRDAKVAAAIYELVLTREQELSVQKAGIGGNAQIVDVALRSGTPVRPKKPLILSSAALLGLILGAALILSRRKLFKGVDDPEEVERLFNLPICGIIPLSDHQVKSSIARVGIDRRLPVLADANPTDACVESLRSLRTSLQFTMMEARNRIVMLTGPVAGVGKSFLTVNLAVLLANSGKKVLMIDADMRRGALERYVGGSSENGLSELLEQKVEIDDVVRQTSFGNLSFIPCGKRPTNPAELLASFRFKHCLSEFEKNFEIVIVDTPPILAVTDASLVGEHAGSCFLVLRSGLHRRFEIADAIKRLMAAGVYLKGGVFNGISSSGRHGYGAIHRYLSTEASTS; this is encoded by the coding sequence GTGAATACAGACGTAAAACGCAGCGGGAGTCCGAATTCCCACGTCCGCCCCGATCCTGATGAGGACGTCGTTCTCGGCGATCTGGTTCGTGTCATAGTGGAAGATATCTGGTGGCTGGTTGGCTTTATTTTCGTCGCACTCACACTGGCGGGAATCTATTGCCTGCTTGCTAAGCCCGTCTATCTTGCCGACGCACTCATAAAAATAGAACAGGGCGACGACTCTACTCAGGAGTTGACGCAGCTACGTAGCGTCGCGAGTGCCATGGCTCCGATCCCTAGCGACGCGGAAATCGCGATTATTCAAAGTCGCGATGTCATGGCGCCGGTTGTTAAAAATTTCAAACTCAATTTTCGCGTCGAGCCTAAGACGGTTCCTGTGCTCGGTCGGATCGCGTCTTCACTGGCAACACCTGGTGAGCCCGGGAACGCTTGGTTTGGGTTGTCTTCCTTTGCGTGGGGAGGAGAAATTGTCGATGTGGAACGAGTTGAGGTACCGCCCGCATTAGAAGGGAGACAGCTGACGCTAACCAGTCAGAGTGCAGGGCAGTATGAATTACTTGGCCAAAATGGGGAGTTGCTGGTGAATGGCCGGGTAGGACAGGTTTCTAGCGGTCACGGCGTCACCCTTCTAGTTAATAGGTTGACTGCATTTCCCGGAACGCGGTTTTACGTGACTCGAATCAATGATGTCGACGCGGTTAATGGATTTCGAAAATCTGTACAAGTGCAGGAGCAAGGCAAGCTGACCGGCCTTGTCGATGTGTCGATGGAAAGTGAGGATCCGAAATTTGCTGCGGACGTCGCCAATGATCTGGCGCAGTCATACCTTCGTCACCATGTAGAGAGCAAACAGGCAAATGCTCAAAACATGCTGTCGTTCCTTAAGAGCGAAGAACCTAGATTGAGAGCTGAGTTGGACAAGGCCGAGATCGCGTTGGCTGAATATCAACGGAGGTCCGGATCGATCACTGCAGGGGAAGAGGCCAAGGTCTATCTTGCAGGCAGCGTTGAATATGAACAACAAATCTCTGCGTTGCGTCTGCAGGTTGCGGCCTTGCAGCAACGCTTTGGAGATGATCATCCTTTGCTCAAGGCGACTCGCGAACAGATCGCGCAGTTACAGGCGCAACGTGATCGATATGAGATTCGCTTTCGTAGCCTGCCTGAAACCGAAGTTCAGGCTGTGAAGTTACAGCGTGATGCAAAGGTTGCCGCTGCAATCTATGAACTCGTGCTCACTCGAGAACAGGAATTGTCGGTACAAAAAGCCGGAATCGGAGGCAATGCGCAGATCGTCGATGTTGCGTTGAGGTCCGGGACGCCCGTTAGACCAAAGAAGCCATTGATCTTGTCATCAGCGGCTTTGCTGGGACTGATTCTCGGCGCAGCGTTGATTCTTTCCCGAAGGAAACTGTTCAAGGGGGTTGATGATCCGGAGGAGGTTGAGCGCCTATTCAATCTTCCGATTTGCGGAATCATCCCGCTTAGTGATCATCAAGTGAAATCCAGCATCGCAAGGGTCGGAATCGATCGACGCTTGCCCGTATTGGCAGACGCTAATCCCACTGATGCCTGCGTGGAGAGTCTTCGTAGCCTGCGAACGTCATTGCAATTTACGATGATGGAAGCACGCAATCGAATCGTCATGTTGACGGGCCCTGTCGCCGGTGTTGGAAAAAGCTTTCTGACCGTCAATCTGGCGGTCCTGCTTGCAAACTCGGGGAAGAAGGTGCTGATGATAGATGCCGATATGCGAAGAGGGGCACTTGAGCGATACGTCGGCGGATCGTCCGAGAATGGCTTGTCAGAACTTTTGGAGCAGAAAGTCGAGATTGACGATGTAGTCCGTCAAACAAGTTTTGGCAATCTTAGCTTCATACCGTGCGGTAAGAGGCCGACGAATCCGGCGGAATTGCTTGCATCATTTCGGTTCAAGCATTGTTTGTCGGAGTTCGAAAAGAACTTTGAAATAGTGATTGTTGACACGCCACCAATACTTGCGGTGACGGATGCATCCCTTGTTGGGGAGCACGCTGGGTCATGTTTCCTCGTTTTGAGGTCGGGGTTGCATCGCCGCTTTGAAATAGCAGACGCAATAAAGCGCCTGATGGCTGCCGGCGTATATTTGAAAGGTGGCGTGTTTAACGGGATTTCTTCGAGCGGTCGTCACGGATATGGAGCTATCCACCGCTACCTAAGTACTGAAGCATCGACCAGCTGA